A single region of the Mercenaria mercenaria strain notata chromosome 6, MADL_Memer_1, whole genome shotgun sequence genome encodes:
- the LOC128557992 gene encoding uncharacterized protein LOC128557992 has protein sequence MIRIPTRPKASYGNKREDNLTSTNDQGNKRPCNRDRSPSAKSSPNLSSSSRSSSTSSNSSSTSNSSSTSSSTNTSSSTSEMEDLESTVIDLQLSETSNEDIHVEREKLKKQREEDRKRREEEEKERKRIEEEIRKEEIELEMEEKRKNEQKKKDEMKKKEEMEAQRKKEEMRKIEEKRQQEKKEAQNEEELRNSEIEEQRKKEEEMKKIEEEKEKARKKEEEMKKIEAEKQRKNEEERKIREEEKERKKERGGNEEERRGEKG, from the coding sequence ATGATAAGAATCCCAACTAGACCAAAAGCTTCCTATGGTAACAAGAGAGAAGATAACTTAACTTCAACCAATGATCAAGGAAATAAACGTCCTTGTAACAGAGATAGATCACCATCAGCAAAATCTTCACCGAATTTGTCCTCTTCATCACGTTCTTCGTCAACATCATCAAATTCATCATCAACGTCAAATTCATCATCAACTTCATCAAGTACTAACACTTCATCATCAACAAGTGAAATGGAAGACCTTGAAAGCACTGTAATTGATTTGCAGTTGAGTGAAACAAGTAATGAAGACATACACGTTGAAAGGGAGAAATTgaaaaaacaaagggaagaagACAGGAAGAGAAGGGAAGAGGAAGAGAAAGAAAGGAAACGGATTGAGGAAGAAATTAGGAAAGAAGAAATAGAATTAGAGAtggaagaaaagagaaaaaatgaacagaaaaagaaAGATGAAATGAAGAAGAAAGAAGAGATGGAGGCACagagaaagaaagaagaaatgagAAAAATTGAGGAAAAAAGACAGCAAGAGAAAAAGGAAGCACAGAATGAGGAAGAATTGAGAAATAGTGAGATAGAAGAACAACGGAAAAAAGAGGAGGAAATGAAGAAGATAGAAGAGGAGAAAGAGAAAGCAAGAAAGAAAGAGGAGGAAATGAAGAAGATAGAAGCAGAGAAACAAAGAAAGAATGAGGAGGAGAGGAAGATACGAGAAGAggagaaagaaagaaagaaagaaagaggaGGAAATGAAGAAGAAAGAAGAGGAGAAAAAGGATGA